In Candidatus Omnitrophota bacterium, the DNA window AAGAAGGTGGAGTCGGGCGATGAGATTATAATCGACGGCACTCACGGTATCGTGGTGGTGAACCCCGCTCCCAGGACGATGAAGAAGTATGAGCAGGATAGGGAAAAATTCGCCACTTTCGCGAAGCACCTGCTGGAACTGAAGGACCTGCCATGCGTCACTCTGGACGAAAAGAAGATAGGGCTGGCCGCGAATATCGAGGTCCCGGAAGACGTGCCTTCGGTAATGGCCCATGGCGCTGAAGGTATAGGCCTTTACAGGACAGAGTATTTCTATATGAACCGCAAGGATCTGCCGACCGAGGAAGAACAATTCAGGGCATATTCGTCCGTAGCGAAAAAGATGAAACCCCACCCCGTGACCATAAGGACGATGGACCTCGGCGGCGACAAGTTCCTTTCACAGCTCGATGTCCCGCAGCAGATGAACCCGTTTCTCGGGTGGAGGGCCATCAGGTTCTGCCTGGCGCGGCCGGATATATTCAATGCTCAGCTAAGGGCGATACTCAGGGCCTCCGCATACGGGAAGCTCAGGGTCATGTATCCGATGATATCCGGTATCGAAGAATTGAAACAGGCCAACGCATTTCTGGAAAGCTCGAAGAAAGAGCTTAAGAAAGAGGGCCTGGCATACGACGAAAATATAGAGGTGGGCGCCATGATAGAGGTGCCGTCCGCCGCTTTAACGAGCGATATATTAGCCAAAGAGGCCGATTTCTTCTCTATAGGCACCAATGACCTTATACAATATTCTCTGGCCGTGGACCGCGTTAATGAGAAGATCGCTTATCTTTACGAGCCCACTCACCCGGCGATACTGCGCCTGATAAAAAAAGTTGTCGAGAACGGCCATGAGGCCGGGATATGGGTGGGAATGTGCGGAGAGATGGCAGGCGATATAATCATGACCATAATACTTCTCGGCCTGGGGCTCGATGAGTTTAGCACCTCGCCTATAGCGACGCCTGAGATAAAACGCGTAGTAAGGTCCGTAACTATCAGCCAGGCCAAAGAGGTGGCGGAAGGGGCTCTTGCCCTTTCTACCGGTAAAGAGGTTGAGGCCTACGCGAAGAAGAAGCTCATGGAGATAGTGCCGGATATAGCGGCGGAACTAGGGTAGATTTCATGATAGGCCTGGACAGTTTAAGCGCTGTAAAGAAGTATGACCGCTCCGGCATGGTTTCCGTCATCGAGGGCTTCCCAAAGCAGTGCCGCGACGCGGAAAAGATAGGTCTCCTTTCGAATATCCCCGATTCATTTAAAATAAAATACCGGAATATAGTATGCACGGGCATGGGCGGATCCGCGATAGGCGCCGATATAGCCAGGTCATATACCGCGGATGAGTCCCGGACGCCGATATTCGTTAACAGGAATTATAAACTGCCCGCTTTCGTGGGCAGGGACTCGCTCGTAATAGTCTCCAGCTATTCCGGAAATACGGAGGAGACTATAAGCGCGTTTAAAGACGCCGTAACTAAAGGCGCTCGTATAATAATGATAACATCCGGCGGCGCTCTGAAGGGCCTCGCCGAGCGCCGGTCGATCCCGGTCATTATAGTGCCTCCGGGCCTTCAGCCGCGTGCCGCGATAGGGTACTCTTTTTTTACTCTTATAACCGTGCTTTCTAAAATAGGTGTGATCAGTGACAAGCGAAAGGATATAAGAGAGGCTATAAAAGGCTTGGAAGAGCTTGAGAAGACGAGCATCGGGTTAGCTGTGCGCGCGCCTAAGAACCTGGCTAAAGATATAGCGCGGAATATCCATTCAAAGATCCCTGTTATATATTCGGAAGCGGACCATCTGGACGCGGTCACCACCCGGTGGAGGGGCCAGCTGGCGGAGAACGCGAAAACGATCGCCTCCAGCAATCTATTCCCTGAGATGACGCACAACGAGATCGTCGGCTGGGAATGTCCTGAAAAGGCGCTGAAGGATTTAGCGGTCATTATGCTGAAAGACCGGGATGATAATCCCAG includes these proteins:
- the ptsP gene encoding phosphoenolpyruvate--protein phosphotransferase, yielding MLKGIPASPGIVSGKAFLYGREQYTIARRAVKEEQIPNELKRFKDALIQTKNEILDIKKRISEEMSAKHAQIFSAHLLVIDDSMLIEEVVSKLKKDKLSIEYIFQDVLRRYIKVFSEMDDEYLKERISDINDVGRRILRNLIGAKEDVLGNLKEKVIVIAYDLSPSDTATMHKKNVKGFATDIGGRTSHTAIMAKSLEIPAVVGLEVLTKKVESGDEIIIDGTHGIVVVNPAPRTMKKYEQDREKFATFAKHLLELKDLPCVTLDEKKIGLAANIEVPEDVPSVMAHGAEGIGLYRTEYFYMNRKDLPTEEEQFRAYSSVAKKMKPHPVTIRTMDLGGDKFLSQLDVPQQMNPFLGWRAIRFCLARPDIFNAQLRAILRASAYGKLRVMYPMISGIEELKQANAFLESSKKELKKEGLAYDENIEVGAMIEVPSAALTSDILAKEADFFSIGTNDLIQYSLAVDRVNEKIAYLYEPTHPAILRLIKKVVENGHEAGIWVGMCGEMAGDIIMTIILLGLGLDEFSTSPIATPEIKRVVRSVTISQAKEVAEGALALSTGKEVEAYAKKKLMEIVPDIAAELG
- a CDS encoding bifunctional phosphoglucose/phosphomannose isomerase codes for the protein MIGLDSLSAVKKYDRSGMVSVIEGFPKQCRDAEKIGLLSNIPDSFKIKYRNIVCTGMGGSAIGADIARSYTADESRTPIFVNRNYKLPAFVGRDSLVIVSSYSGNTEETISAFKDAVTKGARIIMITSGGALKGLAERRSIPVIIVPPGLQPRAAIGYSFFTLITVLSKIGVISDKRKDIREAIKGLEELEKTSIGLAVRAPKNLAKDIARNIHSKIPVIYSEADHLDAVTTRWRGQLAENAKTIASSNLFPEMTHNEIVGWECPEKALKDLAVIMLKDRDDNPRVAKRMEIVKKIVSGLGVKVIEVNSRGTGLLARIFSLIYIGDYVSYYLAILNKRDPTPVERIAYLKKEMAKR